The proteins below are encoded in one region of Bacteroidota bacterium:
- a CDS encoding helix-turn-helix transcriptional regulator — translation MTLEEIIGSNVRGFRKRLGWTQERLAEVAELHPTYVGDIERSNANLSIDTLKKLSKALQVEAHVLLLKGAFMDAEVYQVIAGSGDAKKRK, via the coding sequence ATGACTTTGGAAGAGATTATCGGAAGCAATGTGCGAGGATTTCGCAAGCGGCTTGGATGGACACAGGAACGGCTTGCCGAGGTTGCCGAGCTACATCCTACCTACGTTGGTGACATCGAACGCTCGAACGCCAATCTGTCGATCGATACGTTGAAGAAACTGTCGAAGGCCCTACAGGTGGAGGCACATGTGCTCTTGCTCAAAGGAGCGTTCATGGACGCTGAGGTGTACCAGGTGATAGCAGGTTCGGGGGATGCGAAGAAACGAAAATGA